In Bradyrhizobium erythrophlei, a single genomic region encodes these proteins:
- a CDS encoding tautomerase family protein — protein MPLARIDLRKGKDAAYRREIGRVVYEAMIGAGVPLKDRFQVMHEHDADDFLFDAEYLGIHRSDDLVIIQITWNEGRTVEQKKALYKAIAEGLHAAVGLRLEDVFINLVEVKKENWSFGNGVAQYAT, from the coding sequence ATGCCCCTCGCCCGCATCGACCTCCGCAAAGGCAAGGACGCCGCCTATCGGCGCGAAATCGGCCGTGTCGTCTATGAAGCGATGATCGGGGCCGGCGTACCGCTCAAGGATCGCTTTCAGGTCATGCACGAGCACGATGCCGACGACTTCCTGTTCGACGCCGAATACCTCGGGATCCACCGGAGCGATGATCTCGTGATCATCCAGATCACCTGGAACGAGGGGCGGACGGTCGAGCAGAAGAAGGCGCTCTACAAGGCGATCGCCGAGGGCCTCCACGCCGCGGTCGGTCTCAGGCTCGAAGATGTCTTCATCAATCTCGTCGAGGTGAAGAAAGAGAACTGGTCGTTCGGCAACGGCGTGGCGCAATACGCGACCTGA
- a CDS encoding sterol desaturase family protein, giving the protein MELASTPMSDRQRRYRETYRERVAGWYNGWLHVFIIYVIGFTALYIYLANVRNLRAWELLIVPVTFLGANFFEWWIHRYVMHRPSQVKAFRAIYNRHTLMHHQFFTDTEMRFADHHDWRVTFFPPYALATVTLMSIPLAMIAGFIISPNVGWLLISTTTSMYLIYEFMHFCCHVEENWFVRNVPTVNTIRRHHAAHHDQSIMMERNMNLTFPIMDWLFGTSDLNRGLLGHVFNGYDTRFVKRDMRKTSRTPKIDVSIHSVAAE; this is encoded by the coding sequence TCAACGCCGCTACCGCGAGACCTACCGCGAGCGCGTCGCCGGATGGTACAATGGCTGGCTGCACGTCTTCATCATCTACGTGATCGGCTTCACCGCGCTCTACATCTATCTGGCGAATGTGCGGAACTTGCGCGCCTGGGAGCTCTTGATCGTTCCCGTGACCTTCCTCGGCGCCAACTTCTTCGAATGGTGGATCCATCGCTACGTGATGCACCGCCCCTCGCAGGTCAAGGCGTTCCGCGCCATCTATAACCGCCACACCCTGATGCATCACCAGTTCTTCACCGACACCGAGATGCGCTTTGCCGACCACCACGACTGGCGCGTGACATTCTTCCCGCCCTATGCGCTGGCGACCGTCACATTGATGTCGATCCCGCTCGCAATGATCGCGGGCTTCATCATCTCGCCGAATGTCGGCTGGCTTCTGATTTCGACCACGACATCGATGTACCTGATCTACGAGTTCATGCACTTCTGCTGCCATGTCGAGGAGAACTGGTTCGTTCGCAATGTACCCACGGTGAACACCATCCGCCGTCACCACGCCGCCCATCACGACCAGTCGATCATGATGGAGCGCAACATGAACCTGACCTTCCCGATCATGGACTGGCTGTTCGGCACGTCCGATCTCAACCGCGGCCTGCTCGGCCATGTCTTCAACGGCTATGATACGCGCTTCGTCAAGCGTGACATGCGCAAGACCTCGCGCACGCCGAAGATCGATGTCTCGATCCATTCGGTTGCGGCCGAGTAG
- a CDS encoding ABC transporter substrate-binding protein: MKHVLAISAVGLAVLAANGATAADNPALEKTSLTIAVGGSISQMNKVAYFVALNRKYFEQEGLTIESNAFASGTAALQSIVGGSADVAEGAYEHTLRMQTKGVNMTCLVPYGRYPGNVLVVRKSAADKIKTVADLKGKKIGISAPGSSTQNFVAGLMERAGVSWKDASYISIGTGPSAVAAMKTGGELDALVNLDPAINALLEGGDAVVLTDSRTEQGTLEAFGGGYLADCLMVKNDFLKANPNTVQAITNAVVHAMQWLKTASIDDIMKSLPPAYYKSDEALYRLSLEKNLSAFQWDGLVTQEAAKNVLDSIAVLDPALKQAKIDFSLTYDNRLIETALKKYHSPIAQ, encoded by the coding sequence ATGAAGCATGTTTTGGCGATTTCGGCTGTCGGCCTTGCGGTGCTGGCCGCGAACGGCGCGACGGCTGCGGATAATCCGGCGCTGGAAAAAACCAGTCTCACCATCGCCGTCGGCGGCTCGATCAGCCAGATGAACAAGGTCGCCTATTTCGTCGCGCTCAACCGCAAATATTTCGAGCAGGAAGGCCTCACCATCGAATCCAATGCCTTCGCGTCGGGAACGGCGGCCCTGCAAAGCATCGTCGGCGGCAGCGCCGACGTCGCGGAAGGCGCCTACGAGCACACGCTGCGCATGCAGACCAAGGGCGTCAATATGACTTGCCTGGTGCCCTACGGCCGTTATCCCGGCAATGTGCTGGTGGTACGAAAGTCGGCTGCCGACAAGATCAAGACGGTGGCCGATCTCAAGGGCAAGAAGATCGGCATCTCCGCGCCCGGCTCCTCGACGCAAAACTTCGTGGCGGGATTGATGGAACGCGCCGGCGTATCCTGGAAGGATGCAAGCTACATTTCGATCGGCACGGGTCCAAGCGCGGTCGCCGCGATGAAGACCGGCGGCGAACTCGATGCGCTGGTGAACCTCGATCCGGCGATCAATGCGCTCCTCGAAGGCGGCGATGCGGTGGTCCTCACCGACAGCCGAACCGAGCAAGGCACGCTGGAGGCCTTCGGCGGCGGCTACCTTGCCGACTGCCTAATGGTGAAGAACGATTTCCTGAAAGCCAATCCCAACACGGTGCAGGCGATCACCAATGCGGTCGTCCACGCGATGCAGTGGCTGAAGACCGCGTCCATCGACGATATCATGAAGTCGCTGCCACCCGCTTACTACAAGAGCGACGAGGCGCTTTATCGCCTGTCGCTCGAGAAAAACCTGTCCGCCTTCCAGTGGGACGGGCTAGTGACGCAAGAAGCCGCCAAGAACGTGCTGGATTCCATCGCCGTGCTAGATCCCGCACTCAAACAGGCCAAGATCGATTTCAGCCTGACCTACGACAACAGGCTGATCGAGACCGCGTTGAAAAAGTATCACTCACCGATCGCGCAATAG
- a CDS encoding MarR family winged helix-turn-helix transcriptional regulator: protein MADRKVNAGKESRCNCTALRKATRRVSQLYDTALAPSGLKTTQRAILAQLGRSEPATVGQLAAALVMDAGALAHTLKPLERDGLVVVAVDPDDRRNRLICLTRHGRAKLAETDALWAKAQAGFEAGFGRVKSDSLREALQFLVSNRFVSAFEKTLEKAKA, encoded by the coding sequence ATGGCCGACAGGAAAGTGAACGCGGGCAAGGAGAGCCGGTGCAATTGCACGGCCTTGCGCAAGGCGACGCGCCGCGTCTCGCAGCTTTACGACACGGCGCTGGCGCCAAGCGGTCTCAAGACGACGCAGCGCGCGATTTTGGCGCAGCTCGGCCGCTCGGAGCCGGCGACGGTAGGCCAGCTTGCTGCCGCGCTCGTGATGGATGCCGGCGCGCTCGCGCATACGCTCAAGCCACTGGAGCGGGATGGCCTGGTCGTCGTTGCCGTCGATCCCGACGACCGGCGTAACCGCCTGATCTGCTTGACGCGTCACGGCCGCGCCAAGCTTGCCGAGACGGATGCGCTATGGGCAAAGGCACAGGCCGGTTTTGAAGCCGGCTTCGGGCGCGTCAAATCGGACTCGTTGCGGGAAGCGTTGCAATTTCTGGTTTCCAACCGGTTCGTGTCGGCTTTCGAGAAGACGCTCGAAAAGGCAAAGGCCTGA
- a CDS encoding N-acyl homoserine lactonase family protein: MSVLPNYEVYAIRYATRASMRSDNFIGGDPHDGPMPLDYYVWAAIGPDRSYVIDTGFTAEVAARRKRDYLRCPIESLKLIGLDPAKVADVILTHLHYDHVGSFEKLPAANFHLQETELYYAVGRYMKYKKLRHSYEVDDVVGIVRANYAGRVNFYEGSAELSPGITIHSAPGHSAGLQFVRVHTKRGWVVLASDVTHFYENMEAEKPYVTAFHIGQMLEGFDKLRAAAPSPQHIIPGHDPLVMKRYKTPRPELEGIVVRLDDPPSE, encoded by the coding sequence ATGTCCGTCCTGCCCAATTATGAAGTCTATGCCATCCGCTACGCCACCCGCGCCTCGATGCGGTCCGACAATTTCATCGGCGGCGATCCGCACGATGGCCCAATGCCACTCGATTATTATGTGTGGGCGGCGATCGGCCCCGACCGAAGCTATGTGATCGATACCGGTTTCACCGCTGAAGTCGCCGCCAGGCGCAAGCGCGACTATCTGCGCTGCCCGATAGAATCGCTGAAACTCATCGGTCTCGATCCGGCGAAAGTTGCCGACGTCATCCTCACCCACCTGCACTACGATCACGTCGGCAGCTTCGAAAAGCTTCCAGCCGCGAATTTTCACTTGCAGGAAACCGAGCTGTATTACGCGGTCGGCCGCTACATGAAATACAAGAAGTTGCGGCACTCCTACGAGGTCGACGACGTCGTCGGCATCGTCCGCGCCAACTATGCCGGCCGCGTCAACTTCTACGAAGGTTCGGCGGAGTTGTCGCCGGGCATCACGATCCACTCCGCGCCGGGCCATTCCGCAGGGTTGCAGTTCGTGCGGGTACATACCAAGCGCGGCTGGGTGGTTCTCGCTTCCGACGTCACACACTTCTACGAGAACATGGAGGCCGAAAAGCCTTATGTCACGGCCTTCCATATCGGCCAGATGCTGGAAGGTTTCGACAAGTTGCGCGCGGCGGCGCCCTCGCCTCAGCACATCATTCCCGGCCACGATCCGCTGGTGATGAAGCGATACAAGACGCCGCGCCCGGAGCTTGAGGGCATTGTGGTGCGGCTTGACGATCCGCCAAGCGAGTGA
- a CDS encoding NAD-dependent epimerase/dehydratase family protein codes for MNVLVTGGAGFLGGYIMAALLRQGHEAFAYDIAPPSADALAVSPDIAARFRSGQINDIARLFAVCRAEKIEAIIHSAGMVGLEPSLEQPVATYQTNVMGLVNICEVARQLSMRRVVFVSSNAAYHKGSGATLVETDPAFSIRDANPAGHYGTSKMAGEAIGLAYANFQNVDFLAIRITAIYGFGMRSPMYIKPMVENSVLSKPTRFATGGRMKRDYTHVLDCSDGIVAALHAPPWKAGEQRVINVASGNARTASEVAKIVRDTIPGADIEIGDDLTPLEEQNVKMRTSLDIAAAKRLLNWSPEWPLEKGIAEYAETFRRHLSRS; via the coding sequence ATGAATGTATTGGTAACGGGCGGAGCGGGATTTCTCGGCGGCTACATCATGGCCGCCTTGCTACGGCAAGGGCATGAGGCCTTTGCCTATGACATCGCACCGCCGTCCGCGGATGCGCTCGCGGTCTCCCCCGATATCGCAGCGCGCTTTCGCTCCGGGCAGATCAATGACATCGCCCGGCTTTTCGCGGTGTGCCGGGCCGAGAAGATCGAGGCGATCATTCACTCGGCCGGAATGGTGGGGCTCGAACCATCCCTGGAACAGCCGGTCGCGACCTACCAGACCAACGTCATGGGTCTCGTCAATATCTGCGAGGTGGCGCGGCAACTCTCGATGCGGCGCGTCGTGTTCGTGTCGAGCAATGCCGCCTATCACAAGGGTTCGGGCGCCACGTTGGTCGAGACCGACCCGGCTTTTTCGATCCGCGACGCCAATCCGGCCGGACACTACGGCACCTCGAAGATGGCGGGTGAAGCGATCGGGCTTGCTTACGCAAACTTCCAGAACGTCGATTTCCTCGCCATCCGTATCACCGCGATCTACGGCTTCGGCATGCGAAGCCCGATGTATATCAAGCCGATGGTCGAGAACTCCGTACTTAGCAAGCCGACGCGCTTTGCGACCGGCGGGAGGATGAAGCGCGACTATACCCATGTGCTCGATTGCAGCGATGGCATCGTGGCCGCCCTTCACGCGCCGCCGTGGAAAGCAGGAGAGCAGCGCGTGATCAATGTCGCCAGCGGCAACGCGCGCACGGCAAGTGAAGTCGCCAAAATCGTCCGCGATACGATCCCGGGGGCCGACATCGAGATCGGCGACGACTTGACGCCGCTGGAAGAGCAGAACGTCAAGATGCGGACCTCGCTTGATATCGCCGCCGCCAAACGCCTCTTGAACTGGTCGCCGGAATGGCCGCTTGAAAAAGGCATTGCCGAATACGCCGAAACCTTCCGGCGTCATCTTTCCCGCTCCTGA
- the pdxA gene encoding 4-hydroxythreonine-4-phosphate dehydrogenase PdxA, with amino-acid sequence MSKRHLAITMGDPAGIGPEIIVKSCVRLRDRLSSGDLKLLIIGSRRAFDQASRQLAAGLDVPAVKADDAAWPNLSFLQADAESDQIAPGVLSADGGRFAYKAVEHGVRLSLSGRVGGIVTAPLNKEALNKAGYHYPGHTEMLAELTGVRGSVMLLAHGNMRVSHVSTHVALADVPSRLTPQRLRLVIDLTHKALLGLGIARPKIAVAALNPHGGEGGLFGRQDIDVSQPTIEKAIADGLDVIGPVPGDTVFVKLRAGQYDAVVAMYHDQGHIPVKLLGFEVDPKTGKWQELSGVNITLGLPIIRTSVDHGTAFDIAGKGIANERSMIEAIEYAERLAG; translated from the coding sequence ATGAGCAAACGACATCTGGCGATCACGATGGGTGATCCGGCCGGCATTGGCCCGGAGATCATCGTCAAGTCCTGCGTGCGCTTGCGCGACCGCCTGTCCAGCGGTGACCTCAAGCTTCTGATCATCGGCAGCCGGCGTGCGTTCGACCAAGCGAGCCGTCAGCTCGCTGCCGGTCTCGACGTGCCGGCCGTCAAAGCTGACGATGCCGCGTGGCCGAATTTGAGTTTTTTGCAGGCCGATGCCGAGAGCGACCAGATTGCACCAGGCGTGTTGTCCGCGGATGGCGGACGGTTTGCGTACAAGGCCGTCGAACACGGAGTTCGGCTTTCGCTCTCAGGACGGGTAGGGGGCATTGTCACCGCGCCGCTCAACAAGGAAGCGCTCAACAAGGCCGGTTATCACTATCCCGGCCATACCGAGATGCTCGCCGAGCTCACCGGCGTTCGCGGCTCGGTGATGCTGCTTGCCCATGGCAACATGCGCGTCAGCCACGTCTCGACTCATGTGGCGCTTGCCGACGTTCCGTCGCGGTTGACGCCGCAGCGCCTGCGGCTCGTCATCGACCTCACGCACAAGGCGCTGCTGGGTCTTGGCATCGCGCGGCCGAAAATCGCGGTGGCGGCGCTCAATCCGCACGGCGGCGAGGGCGGGTTGTTCGGCCGCCAGGACATCGACGTCTCCCAACCCACGATCGAAAAGGCGATTGCGGACGGACTAGATGTCATCGGTCCGGTTCCCGGCGACACCGTGTTCGTCAAACTGCGCGCCGGCCAGTACGACGCGGTGGTGGCGATGTATCACGACCAGGGGCACATCCCGGTCAAGCTGCTCGGCTTCGAGGTCGATCCGAAGACAGGCAAGTGGCAGGAGCTTTCCGGCGTCAACATCACGCTCGGCCTGCCGATCATCCGCACCTCCGTCGATCACGGCACCGCCTTCGACATTGCCGGCAAGGGCATTGCCAACGAACGCAGCATGATCGAGGCGATCGAATATGCCGAGCGGCTCGCGGGCTAG
- a CDS encoding NAD(P)-dependent oxidoreductase, with translation MKIGFAGLGAMGGPMAGHLLDAGHTLYVLTRRRESANAAIAKGAIWAETPKNLAANSELVFTVLPGPPEVEAIMAGEDGLRAGFKTGTAYIDCSTNSPALVRELSTDLARTGVSMLDAPVSGGPKGAASRKLAIWVSGEQATYDACKATLDLLGDQVRYLGASGNASVAKLVHNCANYGIQMVLAEAFTMGVKAGVDPVALFGAIRQGSLGRQRAVDRMTDQFLPHEFDNPAFALELAHKDVTLATALGREIGVPMRFANMTLAEMTEALNKGWGKRDSRAAMLIQEERAGLDIRVPRNVLQDILKNEPL, from the coding sequence ATGAAGATCGGCTTTGCTGGACTGGGCGCGATGGGCGGACCGATGGCCGGTCACCTGCTGGACGCCGGCCATACGCTTTATGTCCTGACGAGACGTCGCGAGTCGGCGAATGCGGCGATCGCGAAAGGCGCGATCTGGGCTGAAACGCCGAAGAACCTCGCGGCGAACTCAGAGCTCGTATTCACCGTTCTCCCCGGCCCGCCCGAGGTCGAAGCGATCATGGCTGGCGAAGACGGCCTGCGCGCCGGCTTCAAGACCGGAACGGCCTACATCGATTGCTCCACCAATTCGCCGGCGCTGGTGCGCGAACTCTCGACCGATCTCGCCAGGACTGGTGTCTCAATGCTCGATGCTCCCGTCAGCGGCGGGCCGAAAGGGGCCGCTTCCAGAAAACTCGCGATCTGGGTGAGCGGTGAGCAGGCAACCTACGACGCCTGCAAGGCGACCCTCGATCTGCTCGGCGACCAGGTGCGATACCTCGGCGCCAGCGGCAACGCCTCGGTCGCCAAGCTGGTTCACAACTGCGCCAATTACGGCATCCAGATGGTGCTGGCGGAAGCCTTCACGATGGGGGTCAAGGCCGGCGTCGATCCTGTCGCGCTGTTTGGCGCCATTCGTCAGGGCTCGCTCGGCCGGCAGCGCGCGGTCGACCGCATGACCGATCAGTTCCTGCCGCATGAATTCGACAATCCCGCTTTCGCGCTCGAGCTCGCGCACAAGGACGTCACGCTCGCGACCGCGCTCGGCCGCGAAATCGGCGTGCCGATGCGCTTTGCCAACATGACGCTCGCCGAAATGACGGAAGCCCTTAACAAGGGCTGGGGCAAACGCGACTCGCGCGCCGCGATGCTGATCCAGGAAGAACGCGCCGGCCTCGACATCCGCGTACCCCGCAACGTGTTGCAGGACATTTTGAAGAACGAACCGCTTTGA
- a CDS encoding enoyl-CoA hydratase/isomerase family protein, with product MAIEISAQGKGVSVVTLAGQDAGNFLYTRDLLDLAETLTKCASDKDLRALVITGRNNMFCGGRIGAKGLTKASEVAEDLNAILKVNAALNALSVPVIAAVEGKAFGFGFGMTAQVDYAVAAENAVFSLPEMSHGLPPLIVFTYLFRFVPYKRAFELAVTSREISAKEASDAGILTEIVAAGATLKRALEVANQMAAFDPKAMGLLRKFGRESAEVHSRHMSEHAVALMSVMLAERNAAH from the coding sequence ATGGCGATCGAGATCAGTGCCCAGGGAAAGGGCGTTTCCGTTGTTACCCTGGCAGGCCAGGACGCCGGCAATTTCCTCTATACCCGGGATCTGCTCGATCTGGCCGAAACGCTGACGAAATGCGCCTCGGACAAGGATTTGCGGGCGCTGGTCATCACCGGGCGAAACAACATGTTTTGCGGCGGCCGGATTGGGGCCAAGGGCCTCACGAAAGCGTCCGAAGTCGCCGAAGACCTCAATGCCATCCTGAAAGTGAACGCCGCGCTCAACGCCCTGAGCGTTCCCGTCATTGCCGCGGTCGAAGGCAAGGCGTTCGGATTTGGTTTCGGCATGACGGCGCAGGTCGATTACGCGGTCGCGGCGGAGAACGCCGTGTTCTCGCTGCCGGAGATGTCGCATGGCCTGCCGCCCCTCATCGTATTCACTTATTTGTTCCGCTTCGTGCCCTACAAGCGCGCGTTCGAACTCGCCGTCACCAGCCGGGAGATTTCCGCAAAAGAAGCCTCCGACGCCGGCATCCTCACCGAGATCGTCGCGGCAGGGGCTACGCTGAAGCGCGCGCTGGAGGTTGCGAACCAGATGGCCGCTTTCGATCCGAAGGCGATGGGGCTGCTCCGCAAGTTCGGGCGCGAGTCCGCCGAGGTGCATTCCAGGCATATGAGCGAACATGCGGTCGCGCTGATGAGCGTGATGCTGGCCGAGCGGAACGCGGCGCACTGA
- a CDS encoding four-carbon acid sugar kinase family protein has translation MGSLRLLADDLTGALDTSAEFVGQFDPLEVCWPSSMAPDRSSFAIDSATRELPTEQAFAIVRGLAPRLADATIAYKKIDSVLRGSWVAELDACMRTGAWEACILAPAFVHQGRRTVEGQHFVRGADGRWSAVGKKIVEQLAERKLEARRANPFAALQPGINVFDAETDDDLERVVEAGEKYPGKVLWCGSGGLANALARGKGVWVPDRLKGPVLGIFGSDHRTTSLQLAACESVVIRSTDVAGDIDRIRQALAKGVALVELKAPTNASRTEVAERFSREIAALSRLVDPPGSLIVAGGETLRAQTIAVGVRALRVLGRLEPGIPKSVMQGGAWSGVEVISKSGAFGAADVWAKLLRQNSLL, from the coding sequence ATGGGCTCACTAAGACTTCTGGCGGACGATTTGACAGGCGCGCTCGATACGTCAGCCGAATTCGTCGGCCAATTCGACCCGCTCGAAGTGTGCTGGCCCTCGTCGATGGCGCCGGACCGCTCGAGTTTTGCGATCGATAGCGCTACGCGTGAGCTACCGACGGAACAGGCATTCGCCATTGTGCGAGGATTGGCGCCACGGCTGGCTGACGCCACCATCGCCTACAAGAAGATCGACAGCGTGCTTCGCGGCTCCTGGGTCGCCGAGCTCGATGCCTGCATGCGCACCGGCGCCTGGGAGGCCTGCATCCTCGCGCCGGCTTTCGTTCACCAGGGCCGGCGCACCGTCGAGGGTCAACACTTTGTGCGGGGCGCCGACGGCAGATGGAGCGCCGTCGGCAAGAAGATCGTCGAGCAGCTCGCCGAACGAAAGCTCGAAGCCAGACGAGCCAATCCTTTTGCAGCGCTTCAGCCCGGGATCAACGTGTTCGACGCCGAAACTGACGACGATCTGGAACGGGTTGTCGAGGCCGGAGAAAAATACCCAGGCAAGGTGCTGTGGTGCGGAAGCGGCGGCCTTGCGAATGCGCTGGCGCGCGGCAAGGGCGTCTGGGTGCCGGACCGGCTGAAAGGGCCGGTGCTCGGCATCTTCGGCTCGGACCATCGCACGACCTCGCTCCAGCTCGCGGCATGCGAATCTGTCGTGATACGAAGCACCGACGTCGCCGGGGATATCGATCGGATCAGGCAGGCGCTGGCCAAAGGCGTTGCCCTCGTGGAACTGAAGGCGCCGACCAACGCTTCGCGCACCGAAGTGGCCGAACGTTTTTCGCGCGAAATCGCCGCGTTGAGCCGGTTGGTCGATCCTCCCGGAAGCCTGATCGTGGCCGGCGGCGAAACGCTGCGAGCGCAGACGATCGCGGTCGGTGTGCGCGCGCTTCGCGTGTTGGGTCGGCTCGAGCCCGGCATCCCCAAATCGGTCATGCAGGGCGGGGCTTGGTCCGGTGTCGAGGTGATCTCGAAATCCGGGGCTTTCGGCGCCGCCGATGTCTGGGCAAAACTCCTGAGACAGAACAGCCTGCTATAA
- a CDS encoding aldehyde dehydrogenase family protein, with product MAVSQAIPITRHPYADGSYKKMLIDGQWVDAASGKKFETLNPATGEVLATVAEGDAEDINRAVAAARRAFEGPWSKVKPFERQNLLLKLADLVEKHFEELSQLDTLDMGAPISRTRGNKLRVLGMLRYYAGQATAIHGETIENSLPGEVFSYTLKEPVGVVGAIIPWNGPLGASVWKIGPAIATGCTVVLKPAEEAPLTSLRLAELCMEAGVPAGVVNVVPGYGETAGAALASHPGVDKVAFTGSHVTGQSIVRASAGNLKRVSLELGGKSPDIVFADADLDAAVPGAAMAVFANSGQICSAGTRLFVESKVYDEFVGRVAEFGKKLNVGNGLDPNTQIGPLVSKQQLDRVSGYLEIGQKEGAKALAGGAPLTEGALSKGYFVPPTVFANVQDNMRIAQEEIFGPVISAISFKDTDDLIKRANATTFGLGSGVWTTNVTKAHQVAKSLRAGSVWVNCYQAMDPAVPFGGYKMSGYGRESGKQHVEEYLNVKAVWVKTA from the coding sequence ATGGCTGTTTCACAGGCAATTCCGATCACGCGCCATCCTTACGCCGATGGTTCTTACAAGAAAATGCTGATCGACGGCCAATGGGTCGACGCGGCGTCAGGCAAGAAGTTCGAGACGCTCAATCCTGCAACCGGCGAAGTGCTGGCGACCGTCGCCGAAGGCGATGCCGAGGACATCAACCGTGCGGTCGCGGCCGCCCGCCGCGCCTTCGAGGGACCGTGGAGCAAGGTCAAGCCGTTTGAGCGCCAGAACCTGCTTCTGAAACTCGCCGATCTCGTCGAGAAGCATTTCGAGGAACTGTCGCAGCTCGACACGCTCGACATGGGCGCGCCGATCAGCCGCACCCGCGGCAACAAACTGCGTGTGCTCGGCATGCTCCGTTACTATGCCGGGCAGGCGACCGCGATCCATGGCGAGACCATCGAAAACTCGCTGCCCGGCGAAGTGTTCTCTTACACGCTGAAGGAACCGGTCGGCGTCGTCGGCGCGATCATTCCCTGGAACGGTCCGCTCGGCGCCAGCGTCTGGAAAATCGGGCCTGCGATTGCGACCGGTTGCACGGTGGTGCTGAAGCCGGCGGAAGAAGCGCCGCTGACCTCGCTGCGGCTCGCCGAACTCTGCATGGAGGCGGGCGTTCCCGCAGGCGTCGTCAACGTCGTGCCGGGTTATGGCGAGACGGCGGGTGCTGCGCTCGCCTCGCATCCGGGCGTCGACAAGGTGGCGTTCACCGGTTCGCACGTCACGGGCCAGTCGATCGTCCGCGCTTCGGCCGGCAATCTGAAGCGTGTGTCGCTCGAACTCGGCGGCAAATCGCCGGACATCGTGTTCGCCGACGCTGACCTTGATGCCGCAGTGCCGGGCGCGGCGATGGCGGTGTTTGCCAATTCCGGCCAGATTTGCAGCGCCGGAACGCGTCTGTTCGTCGAGAGCAAGGTCTATGACGAATTCGTCGGCCGCGTCGCCGAGTTCGGCAAGAAGCTCAATGTCGGCAACGGGCTCGATCCGAATACCCAGATCGGACCTCTGGTGTCGAAGCAGCAGCTCGATCGGGTCTCGGGATATCTCGAGATTGGCCAGAAGGAGGGCGCCAAGGCGCTGGCCGGCGGCGCACCGCTGACCGAAGGCGCTCTGTCGAAGGGCTACTTCGTGCCGCCGACGGTGTTCGCCAATGTGCAGGACAATATGCGGATCGCGCAGGAAGAGATCTTCGGCCCGGTGATCTCCGCGATCTCGTTCAAGGACACCGACGATCTGATCAAGCGCGCCAACGCCACGACCTTCGGTCTCGGCTCCGGCGTCTGGACCACCAATGTCACCAAGGCGCATCAGGTCGCGAAGTCGCTGCGCGCGGGTTCGGTGTGGGTCAATTGCTACCAGGCGATGGACCCGGCGGTGCCGTTCGGCGGTTACAAGATGAGCGGCTACGGCCGGGAATCCGGCAAGCAGCATGTCGAAGAGTACCTCAACGTGAAGGCTGTCTGGGTCAAGACGGCGTAA